From Candidatus Bathyarchaeum sp.:
AGGCAGCGGGGGTCTTCAGAAAGGGAAGTTAGAGGAGAAAGAAGCTCAGTCACGTCCCTGGATGTTGAATCCATTATGTCGCATCGGAAAATGTGTTGACTGTCCTCACATAGCTTCACGAGGGAAACGTCACCGTATAGATGTTGTTCCATGTTTGATTTTTTAACAGGATAGTAAACCCAAAGAGGATATGGGGCAAGCACACTTGTGGAAGCCATAAAATCTCGTCCTTTTTCGTCACAGAGCATAGGAGATTGCTTACTCACGGCAAGAAGATTAACCTTTTTACGAAGAGCCTCCTCGTAAAGGGACGTGTGAAAACCTCGTTTTCCCCCAAAAAAACTTGCACCATCAAGCAAAACATAATCGCCTTCACCCAAATCACGAAGAGTTTCCCCATCAGAGCCAAAGGATGTAGCCTCTTCGTGAAGTAGTTTTAAAGCCATTTCACTTTCAATTTGGAGCCGAGTGTCAATCAAAAAGTTAGAACGATAACGACGATCTCCAACAGCAGACACAATACTTTCGTCATATCCCCAGGTCACTTTTCTGTTTTCTACAGATGCGTAAGCAACGCGCATAAGATAGATTCCCCAGTTGTGTGCCCTTTTTAATGTTCGAGTAGAGCAGTCAACAGCCACAAACCGAGAACTACATTTTTTAACCTTTTTTAGAGACTTGATTTTGCTCAAATCAGGCTTGGTAACAATCAAAGGTTGGGGTTTGACATCACTAAAGTCTATTTGGCGACCTTTATCAACATACAGTTTAAGCTTAGTTGTTAGCTCATTCAAATCATTCTGAATTTTACTCATTTATGAGTGGTCTCCTCAACCAAGAAGGCTTCACAAGTTAACTTTTCAAATTAAGTATTCTTTAAAGACAGCGCTTTATTATCTTTCTTGAATTTGATGACTGGATATTGCAGTCATGATTCTATAACGCATTTGATTAGAAGAACCTTTTTTGATAAAATACCCGCGATCAGTTAAACGGGATAAATAAGTTGAAGCTGTGCTGAGGCTTATTGATTCATTGTACTGTTTTTCGTAGGCATCGCGCATATCCTTAGAAGAGAACCATCCTACGGGGAAGTTTTTTTCTGCAGTTTTACGAACTTTTTCAATCTTAGATAATTCAGCTGTTGGATTAGGTTGATCAGAGGGTGCTGCTGGTGTTCCACCTAAAAGCTCAACCAAATCAAGTAGACGAAGAGCCTTATCCCTAGTGATTTGGCCTTCAAATGTGACTGTGTATCGGTCTCCGTTGTTGAAGACTTCTACTCGCATTTTTTTGGTTGGCATATTTTACACCAGTTAGTGTTCACTTACTACGATTTCACTAGTTATAGGTATTACGGTATACAGTATTAAGTAAAAAACCTCAAAAATCGGTTTAAAGTTAAAAATAAC
This genomic window contains:
- a CDS encoding DNA double-strand break repair nuclease NurA, yielding MSKIQNDLNELTTKLKLYVDKGRQIDFSDVKPQPLIVTKPDLSKIKSLKKVKKCSSRFVAVDCSTRTLKRAHNWGIYLMRVAYASVENRKVTWGYDESIVSAVGDRRYRSNFLIDTRLQIESEMALKLLHEEATSFGSDGETLRDLGEGDYVLLDGASFFGGKRGFHTSLYEEALRKKVNLLAVSKQSPMLCDEKGRDFMASTSVLAPYPLWVYYPVKKSNMEQHLYGDVSLVKLCEDSQHIFRCDIMDSTSRDVTELLSPLTSLSEDPRCLGYPVTLWLAHEFSGASGSKLLQYYDLVEKELKTAGILETLRVEELSVSFADKIHGMTSLFEGDESFDRI